The window AGGCTTCTCGACTTGCGTACTGGAGGCGGCCAATCGCTTCACCGGACTACACCCGGGGTGCTCGGTGGAGTTGACCGTGACCGCCGACTTCCACAAGATCGTCCGGGGTGTGGCGGACATTGCCGTGCGCACGGCCCACCTGGGTGAGCCCTCACTGATTTATCGGCCGATAGGCCGGCTTGGCTATGGTGTGTTCGCCGCTGCTGGTTACCTGCACCGTTTTCCGGGGGTTACCCCTGCGACGGCGGTCAATATCGGCCTGCTTCCGCCGCTGGACGTGTTGCCGCAAGTACGTGCGGCAAAGGCGGGGGGGCTGGAACGTGCGCCGATCCGCGTGACCTCGTTCAGCGCACAGCTCGAATCGGTGAGACGAGGCATGGGGGTGGCGGTACTGCCCCGGATTCTGGCCAAGGATTTGATCGAGTTGTTCGTCGACCTTCCCCTTCCAGATTTGGAGGTCTACATGGTGACCCGGCCACAGGCATTGAAGCAGCCTCACATAAAGTGCTTTTTCTCGATCCTGGAGGAAATGCTGCACCAGGCCCTGTCTACGGATTCTGGGCAGGACC of the Pseudomonas asiatica genome contains:
- a CDS encoding LysR family transcriptional regulator codes for the protein MALQENWDDLRLLLAVSRRGSFLRAGELLGIAPSTVSRRLTQLEAALGEPLVERGVEGCRLTSRGQSLVEVAQTAEAGLQRQTPAGAAELPCELSGTVQVSAGEGFSTCVLEAANRFTGLHPGCSVELTVTADFHKIVRGVADIAVRTAHLGEPSLIYRPIGRLGYGVFAAAGYLHRFPGVTPATAVNIGLLPPLDVLPQVRAAKAGGLERAPIRVTSFSAQLESVRRGMGVAVLPRILAKDLIELFVDLPLPDLEVYMVTRPQALKQPHIKCFFSILEEMLHQALSTDSGQDLAQQHTG